The following are encoded together in the Populus trichocarpa isolate Nisqually-1 chromosome 5, P.trichocarpa_v4.1, whole genome shotgun sequence genome:
- the LOC7468877 gene encoding purine permease 3, translating into METKEETQGKTTMKKTLLIFNCLILSIGNCGGPLIMRLYFIHGGKRIWLSAWLETGGWPIILIPLAISYFHRRATDPTTKLFYMKPPLFIAAAIIGVLTGLDDYLYAYGVARLPVSTSALIIATQLAFTAGFAFLLVKQKFTSYSINAVVLLTVGAGVLAMHTGSDKPAHESSREYILGFILTLVAAALYGFIMPLVELTYKKSRQEMNYTLVMEIQMIMCLLATVFCTVGMLINKDFQAIPREARNYELGEVKYYVVMVWSAIIWQCFFLGAIGVIFCASSLLSGIIITVLLPATEILAVIFFQEKFQVEKGVALGLSLWGFVSYFYGEMKENKKKKPAAPETLMAPSNNPVGNV; encoded by the exons ATGGAGACCAAAGAAGAGACTCAAGGTAAaacaaccatgaaaaaaaccctTCTCATCTTCAACTGCCTCATACTATCCATAGGAAACTGTGGTGGTCCTCTAATAATGCGCCTCTACTTCATCCATGGAGGCAAACGTATTTGGCTCTCTGCCTGGCTTGAAACGGGCGGTTGGCCCATCATTCTAATCCCCCTTGCCATCTCCTACTTTCACCGCCGTGCAACCGATCCCACCACTAAACTCTTTTATATGAAACCTCCCTTGTTCATTGCTGCCGCCATCATTGGTGTCCTTACTGGTCTGGATGACTATCTTTACGCTTATGGTGTAGCCCGTCTTCCTGTTTCAACCTCTGCTCTGATTATTGCAACACAGCTAGCTTTCACAGCTGGTTTTGCTTTCCTTCTAGTCAAACAAAAGTTCACTTCTTATTCAATAAACGCTGTTGTTTTATTGACGGTGGGGGCTGGAGTATTGGCTATGCATACAGGTAGTGACAAGCCTGCTCATGAATCGAGTAGAGAGTATATACTGGGTTTTATCTTGACGCTTGTAGCTGCTGCTCTGTACGGCTTTATCATGCCGTTGGTGGAATTGACATACAAGAAGTCCAGGCAGGAAATGAACTACACGCTTGTGATGGAGATTCAGATGATTATGTGTTTGCTTGCTACTGTCTTTTGTACCGTAGGAATGCTCATTAACAAAGACTTCCAG GCGATTCCAAGAGAAGCAAGAAACTATGAGCTGGGAGAAGTCAAGTATTACGTGGTGATGGTGTGGAGTGCAATTATCTGGCAGTGTTTCTTCTTGGGAGCCATAGGAGTCATCTTTTGTGCCTCCTCTTTGCTATCCGGTATTATAATCACTGTTCTCCTTCCAGCCACTGAAATCCTAGCAGTTATTTTCTTCCAAGAGAAATTTCAAGTAGAAAAGGGTGTCGCTCTTGGACTCTCGCTTTGGGGCTTTGTTTCTTACTTCTATGGCGagatgaaagaaaacaagaaaaagaaaccagCAGCTCCGGAAACTTTGATGGCTCCAAGTAATAATCCGGTAGGAAATGTTTGA